The genomic DNA ACGAGAAGGTCGTCGGCCCCGGAGAGGCCGTTCTCATCCGGTCGAACACAGAGCACTCGCTCCACGTCCTGGAGGAGATGGAGGTCATCGGCTTCCAGGACGTGGGGCCCGCCGCCAGCGCCAAGCCAAAAGGCGCCAAGGGCTCGGTCTTCTTCAAGTGGGACGAGATGAAGTCGGACTTCATCACGCCGAAGTACTCCTCGGGGCAGGGCCCGACGATCACGGGAGAACGGATCGAGGTGGCCTTCATGTTCTATCCCGCCGGGACCGAGGGGAAGCCCCATTCGCATCC from Candidatus Methylomirabilota bacterium includes the following:
- a CDS encoding cupin domain-containing protein, coding for MPVFKWSELEKEAVDPEHPSATGSIFRGEKIAVARLLFPAATEVKPHARPHEQVHSIVRGKAKYRVGGDEKVVGPGEAVLIRSNTEHSLHVLEEMEVIGFQDVGPAASAKPKGAKGSVFFKWDEMKSDFITPKYSSGQGPTITGERIEVAFMFYPAGTEGKPHSHP